From a region of the Anaerobaca lacustris genome:
- a CDS encoding type IV toxin-antitoxin system AbiEi family antitoxin domain-containing protein, translating into MASETEKRVLEIVKSQGLIRPRDLDRHDIARKYLNLLFHKGLLDQVDRGLYACRDADVSENVGLAQAVKRVPHGIICLLSALRFHEIGTQNPHEVWMAIDPKARRPRVGYPPLRIVRFSGDALSKGIKQHRIEAVAVKIYCPAKTVADCFKYRNKIGLDVALEALRDCLQSRKCTREQLWEYAKVCRVTQVMRPYLEAVS; encoded by the coding sequence ATGGCATCTGAGACAGAAAAACGAGTGCTCGAAATCGTCAAGTCGCAGGGACTTATCCGCCCCCGTGATCTTGACCGACACGACATCGCCCGCAAGTACCTGAATCTGCTGTTTCATAAGGGGCTCCTCGACCAAGTGGATCGGGGACTGTATGCCTGCCGAGATGCAGACGTCTCAGAGAACGTGGGGCTTGCCCAAGCGGTCAAGCGCGTGCCCCATGGGATCATCTGCCTGCTGTCGGCGCTTCGATTCCACGAGATCGGTACACAGAACCCCCATGAGGTCTGGATGGCGATTGACCCCAAGGCACGCCGCCCGCGAGTAGGCTATCCGCCCCTGCGGATCGTTCGATTCTCCGGTGATGCGCTCAGTAAGGGAATCAAGCAGCACCGGATTGAGGCCGTCGCCGTGAAGATCTACTGCCCGGCCAAGACCGTGGCCGACTGCTTCAAGTACCGCAACAAGATCGGTCTGGATGTCGCTCTGGAAGCACTGCGGGATTGTCTGCAAAGCAGGAAGTGTACGCGAGAACAACTTTGGGAATATGCCAAGGTATGTCGCGTCACTCAAGTGATGAGACCGTACCTGGAGGCTGTTTCATGA